The following DNA comes from Hyphococcus flavus.
TTCAACGACTTTCGGATGCGCGTGTCCTACATTCAAGACACCGATGCCGCCAATGAAGTCGATATAACGCTTACCCTCGACGTCCCATAGCTCGGCGCCCTTGGCCCGGGCCGCATAAATCCCTGATTTGGATGGCAAGCCTAGAGGGCAAGCCTCGTCACGACGGGCTTTCAGGCTTTCATTACTGGCGAATTCGTTTTTTCCGTGGTCCATCGGGGCGGCTCCGCTTTTGAGGCGATCAGGTAACGCCGCTCTAGCACGTTAAAATATAAAGTGAAGGGGCTGCGTCCCGGCCTTTTATTAAGCGCCCTAACGGCTAGGATAGCACCATGTTTACCAAGTTTTTCCATGAGCTGAAATCCGCCGGTCTACCCGTTTCACTGCGCGAGTATTTGACCCTGGTGGAAGCGATGAACGCTGACCTCGCTAACCGCAAGGTTGAGGATTTTTATTATCTCTCACGTTCCGCCCTGGTGAAGGACGAACGCAATCTCGATAAGTTCGATCGTGTTTTCGCACATGTGTTCAAGGGGCTGGAGTCAATTTCCGAAGACCTGGCGGCGGAAATCCCTGAGGACTGGCTGAAGCTGATGACCGAGCGTTACTTCACCGAAGAGGAAATGAAGGAGATCGAAGCGCTCGGCGGCTGGGACAAACTGATGGAGACGCTGAAAGAACGGCTGAAAGAACAAAGTAAGCGTCATCAGGGCGGAAATAAATGGATCGGCACGGGCGGCACGTCACCATTTGGTTCCGGCGGCTACAATCCGGAAGGCGTGCGGATTGGTAATGAAGGCAAACGTCAGGGCCGCGCCGTCAAGGTCTGGGAAAAGCGAGAATATAAAAACCTTGACGACTCAATTGAGCTTGGCACTCGCAACATCAAAATGGCATTACGCAAATTACGCAAGTTCGCGCGCGAAGGCGCGCCCGATGAATTCGATCTCGACAACACTATCGATGCGACAGCGCGCGCAGGGTATCTTGACATCAAAATGCGCCCCGAACGGCGTAACACAATCAAGGTGCTGATCTTTTTTGACGTTGGCGGATCAATGGATCCGTTCATCAAAATTTCTGAAGAACTTTTCTCTGCCGCGCGCGCCGAATTCAAACATATGGAATATTTTTACTTCCACAATTGCCTTTACGACTACGTATGGAAGGACAACCGCCGCCGCTGGTCGGAAAAGACACCCACATGGGACGTGCTGCATAAATACCCCCATGACTACAAAGTTATTTTTGTCGGCGATGCATCCATGTCGCCTTACGAAATTACCGTCCCGGGCGGGTCGGTCGAATATTTCAATGAAGAAGCCGGGGCGATCTGGATGCAGCGGCTGACTGGTATCTACGAGCGTGCTGTGTGGTTAAATCCGGTGCAACAAGACAATTGGGATTATGTGCCGTCAACGCAGCTCATGCGGGAACTATTGAGTAACCGTATGTATCCGCTGACGCTCGGCGGAATAGAAAAGGCAATGGCGGAACTCAAACGTTGATCAGACCTTCTTCGCGACCACCCACGACATTCTGCGCGGCCTCAATCACATCCTTGGATTTGCGCTTAAGCGCTTCGAGCAACATCTTGCGCGCTTTTTCCTTATTGCCGACATCGCCAGTCAACGTCTCCGCTTCCTGACACAAATCACCAACATCCCAGGCGCCTACGCCACGTGCGGCGCCTTTTAACGTATGTGCAGTGTTTTTCCAGGAGTAATCGTCAATAGCCGGATCGAACTTTTCCAGAAGCATTCCAAGCTGTTCAACAAAGATGCTAAGCACTTCATCGCGCAACGTATCGTCGCCCATGACATACTTATTGAGATGGTTGAAATCGATCGCACTTGCCGCCGTCATAACTATCAGCCTGTCTTTGCATGTTTAATGACGAAAATGTAAGGCGCGATTGCTACAATGCCGTTAAAATTTTATCAGCCAGCGTTAACAGCACATTAATAAATTAAGGCCGCGTTTTCATTTTAAAAACGCGGCCTTGTTTGGGTTTTACCGATTTTGGCGAAGACAATTAGTTGTTAGGATCGTCATCTTCAGTGGCTTCGTCTGCCGCTTCTTCTGCTGTCTCTTCAGCTTCGTCGGCTGCAGCTTCAGCATCATCCATCATATCACTGGCGGCTTCTTCGACATCGCTCGCCATTTCATCCATGGCTTCGCCGGCATCTTCAGCCATTTCTTCAGCTTCGTCCATGGCGTCGCCCGCCATTTCCTCGGCTGAGTCCATTGCATCACCAGCCATCTCGCCGGCCTCATCCATGGCGTCGCCAGCCATGTCGCCCGTGTCTTCAGCGGCTTCTTCCATGGCGTCCGCGGCGCTGTCGCCTTCATCAGATGACATAGCGTCATCTACATCATCGGCCATGTCTTCGGCTGCGTCCGCTGCATCATCAGCAGCATCTTCAACGGCTTCCACAGCATCATTTGTCGTCGATTCAGCATCGCGATTGGTCAACTTCATCAGTCCGATAATGACCGCTAAAGCGACTGCGATCACAAGAAGTATTCTAAGCATATCTGCCCCTTCCTCATTTACTCTTTTGAGCCCGATGTCCGCCGCACGCCCCGTATATGCCCGCGCTCATGCGGTATCTGCTCTCTGTACGGCGCAGTTATTTTACCGGCTTTCTTTAGCCTGGTAAATGCCGCCGCCCACCCCAAAAGTCCCGAACTTATTACAGATTCGATAGTAATTTCGCTGGGTTAGCGCTTGCGAAGCCATTAAAGCCCGCTTAAACCCCCAGTTTCCCGCCAATTAACGACCAAAAGAAATACTGAGGTACAGATGACGGATTTGTCGGTTTTTCTCGGCAAAAGCGAGACGCCACAATCGCTGGCGCTGAAATACGCCAACCGGCACGGGCTGATTTCAGGCGCGACCGGCACCGGCAAGACCGTCACCTTACAGATCATTGCAGAAGGTCTCTCACAGGCTGGCGTCCCTGTATTTGTTGCAGATGTCAAAGGCGATCTCGCGGGGCTCTCTCACCCGGTAAAAATGAAAGATTTCCTGCTCAAGCGTGCAGAGACAATCGAATTCAAGGACTATGAGCCCGGCAGTTTTCCGGTCTGCTTCTGGGATCTTTTTGGACAAAAAGGTCACCCCATCCGCGCGACGGTTTCAGAGATGGGGCCGCTGTTACTCTCCAGACTGCTCGACCTCAACGAAACACAGGAAGGCGTGTTAACGCTCGCATTCCGGCTGGCCGATGATGAAGGCCTGTTATTGCTCGACTTAAAAGATCTGCGTTCTTTACTGGTGGAAATAGCAAACCGTGCGAAAGAATTATCCGCCGAATACGGTCATGTTTCTCGCGCTTCCGTTGGCGCCATTCAGCGGCGTCTCCTTGCCTTGGAAGAACAAGGCGCGGAGAATTTCTTTGGCGAGCCCGCCCTAGAGCTAAATGACTTTCTGACGACCGATGAAAACGGCGCGGGCGTTATTAACATTCTGGCTGCAGATAAGTTAATGCAAACCCCGAAACTCTACGCGACGTTTTTGCTTTGGCTGTTATCCGAGCTGTTTGAAGAACTGCCGGAGATTGGCGATCCGGATAAGCCGAAGCTGGTTTTCTTTTTCGATGAGGCGCATCTTCTGTTTGATGACGCTCCGAAGGCGCTGGTTGAAAAAGTCGAACAGGTTGTTCGTCTGATCAGGTCGAAGGGCGTCGGCGTATTTTTTGTAACGCAAAATCCGCTGGATGTGCCTGATTCTGTGTCCAGCCAGCTCGGCAACCGTGTGCAGCACGCACTGCGCGCATTCACCCCGCGTGAGCAGCGCGTCGTGAAAGCCGCAGCGGAGACTTTCAGGCCCAACCCCGCCTTTAAAACTCTCGACGTCATCACTGAACTTGGGATTGGCGAGGCGCTGGTGTCCACACTTCAAAGCAAAGGCGTCCCGGGTATGGTTGAACGGACGCTCATCCGTCCGCCGTCATCGCGCATGGGATCAATTACCAAGGCAGAACGAACGCAAATCATGCGCTATTCAGACATGGCCGATAGATATGACGAGTCGATAGACCGTGAGTCCGCCTATGAAGTGCTGCAGGAACGCTCTGAAAAACGCATGAAGGCGGAGGAGAAGGCTCGTAAAAAAGAAAAGAGCGCGAGATCCAGCAAAAGAAAAACCACAAGACGTTCAAACCGGCAAACTGTCAGCGAAGCAGCATTTAAAACAGCGGCTCGTACGCTCGCGCGTGAATTGGTCAGGGGTGTGCTAGGCAGCCTCAAGCGGCGATAGGCGAATGGCCCGTGCCGAGTAATCCACACGACGGAAACAAGTATTCCGAAACACAAACTTTTCTATTTGTGCTTGGCGGAACAATATTGCTGGGACTCGTCGCCTTTGCGCTCAGCATTTTGCTCGGCGTGCCGATTGGGCCGCAATTCGAGTTGAACCCGAATGATTTTTTTATTGGCGTTATCGCGACATTGCCGCTCGTTGTTTTCCTGTGGTGGTTTTCGAACACGACGCTCGAGCATCTCGCTGTATTTCGGCGCTCACAAATCAAGTTTTTTGCTGAAATTGGTTTTACGTTTACGCCATTGCGGATCGCCTTGATGGCGCTCGGCGCCGGCATCACCGAAGAATTGCTATTCAGGGGCGTCGTGCAGTCATGGATCAGCGGATTTGCCCCTGTCTTAGTCGCAATAATTGCATCCAATATCCTGTTTGGCGCTCTTCATATGCGAACTGCGCTTTATGCTTTGATCGCCGGGCTGGTTGGCGTCTATCTGGGTGTACTGTTTGCGTTTACCGACAATTTATTGGCGCCAATGGTAACCCACGCGCTTTATGACGCTGCCGCGCTGGAATATACCCGCAGGGCGGTAAAAAACTGACGGACGCACAGCATCTGATTGAAGTTGCATACGGACTGTTAATCAAACCAGCGCGAAAATCACGCTTGCCTGTGCTAAAATAGTGGCGAAGCGCCGCAGGAGTTAACCAATGCGTATATTGTTCGGGTCCGCAGGAGCGAGTTTCTTAGCACTCGCGCTAACGGCGTGTGGAGGCAGCAGTGACGGCACCCCTCCACCAGCACCGCAAAACCCGCCGGCGAATAACGCGCCCAGTTTCACCTCAGGCGGTACTGCGAGCATACAGGAAAATACGATCGGTGCTTTTTACACCGCGACAGCGAATGACGCTGATGGAGACAGTTTGACGTTTTCTATTTCTGGCGGAGCAGATGCAGCGCTATTTACGCTAACAGGCGCAACGCTTTCCTTTGTATCGCCGCCTGATTTTGAAGCACCGCAAGACGGCAACACCGATAACGTCTATGCACTGACATTGCGCGTAAGCGACGGAACTGCAACTTCAACTCTTAACTTAAACGTCACAGTGACTGACCAGGCTGAAAATTTTGCCGTCCGCCGCGTGACCGCATCCGCTTCTGCGCCACTATCTCTTGTTGGACGCGCTGGCGGTGACGTGCTTGTCGGAGAGCGCAGCGGCGTCATCCGTATTCTCAACCCCGCTACCGGTACATTTAACGCAACGCCATTTCTCGATATTTCTGCGACTATCGGCACGGCTGGCGAAGGCGGCCTGCTAGGTTTCACGCTGGCGCCTGATTACGCCGCTAGCGGAACATTTTACGTTCACGTCACCAACACGCTAGGCGATACTGAAGTTCGCAGTTACCAGCGGTCCGCAGGCGACCCCGATGTGGCTGACGCCGGCAGCGGCGATGTCATTTTGACAGCCCCGCAACCGGACACAAACCACAATGGCGGCTGGATTGATTTTGGTTCTGACGGATTTTTATACCTTTCCATTGGTGATGGCGGAGGCGCGGGCGACCCATTTGCAAATGGTCAGGATCAAGACACCCTGCTCGGCGCGATCTTGCGCATCGACCCGGCATCTGATGACTTTCCGGGCGATACGGCGCGCGACTACGCAATTCCGGCAGGCAACCCATTCGCCGGCGGCGGCGGCGCGCCAGAGATCTGGGCGTATGGGCTGCGAAACCCGTTTCGCGCCAGCTTCGACCGCGATACCGGCGATCTTTATATTGGCGATGTTGGTCAAGCCGTTATTGAGGAAATTGACCTGATTGCAGCCGGCGACGGCGGGCGGAATTTTGGCTGGAACGTACGCGAAGGCACGCAGATGTTTACGGGGCCTGACAGCGGAGCGTTTACTTCTCCGATCGCAGAATACGGCCACGGTTCTGGTCCGCGTCAGGGAAATTCCATAACCGGTGGGTTCGTTTATCGAGGACCGGTGACGTCGCTTCAGGGACAGTATATTTTCGCGGACTTTATTTCAGATAACATCTGGTCATTCCCTATCGACGCGACTGGTCAAGGGTCAACGCTTTCATCCGACAGTTTTATACTTCGGAACGACGCCTTCACGCCTGATGCCGGAACCCTTGAGGGTATTGTCGGATTTGGCGATGATGCGAGCGGCAATCTCTACATCTTGACGATTTCAGGATCGATTTTCGTAATCGAACCGACGCCCTAAATCCGGAACGCTGTTTCCAGCAATTCTGCCGTGACCGGATAACCAAGATCTTCCGGGATCGTCAAATAGGCGACGCCATCGCGTGTTTCCGGTGCAGGCGTTACAGGCCTAATCGGTCTTTCGTTTGCAAATGCGATGGCTTCTTCGGTGTTATTGCTCACGCCTAACAGCTCCACATTGCGCGTTGTTGGAAAAATCATTTTCCGGCGCCCGGCGTCTTTGTCGGCAAGCACGTCTTTCGGCTGTGTCCAGATGACGTCAGTGGCTTCGCCGCCATCGGGCCTCGCCTGTTGCTTCGGCGGCGCTTTTGCCGCGAAAAACCATGTATCGAAACGCTTGTGCGTCGCTTCTTTAGGCGGGCGCCAGCGGGCAAACAAATGAAGTGCATCCAGCGCCAGTTTTAATTTTTCTTTGCAGATGAGTTCCAGAAATAAAGCGTCTTTTTCCTCGACGCTGCCGCGCAGATCTTCAAAATTCATGGCTTCGCGGCCAAGAAACTCACCGTCTTTACGAGCAAGCAACATTCCCGTTTCTTCAAATGCTTCACGGATAGCGGCAACGCGATGACTAATTTCATGTTCCGGCGTCTGCTCAAGCCCGTCACAATGGGCGAGCCACGCCTTATCCGCGTCACTTGCTTCCATCCGCCCGCCAGGAAACACCATGGCGCCGCCAGCAAATTCAATATTTGCATGACGCTCGACCATCAAAACTTCAAACGCCGGCTCGTCCCGCAGCAGCAAGATTGTCGCCGCCTGGATATAATCGCTACTCATCGAACAGACCGTCTTTTGAATTCTGTTGTGGTAAGGCGTAACTCGCGCTTGTCACTTTGATAGCCAAAGCGCCGCCGCAAAAGGTAAGCACTGCCGCCGCTGGCCATAAGATCCAATGTAAAGGCGACGATACCAGGACAACAATTGCTGATACGAACATGGACGCCGCAGCAATAACGCCAACCGGAACCCAACGTCTTGCAATGAATAGAGCAATCAGAGCAGCAGAAAACGAACCCGTAAACCAGCTTAGGGCCAAAAAAGCCTGATAGATGGTTGAGCTTGCCGATGCCTGCATAAGCGCAGCAGCGCCGCCCTCAATTAGCTTCGCAACGGCGAGTCCTGCAACTACAGCAATAATGACAGCGACAAGAGACCTCAACATAACCTTTCCTCAAGCGTTCTTTTACAGCGATTGGAAAAATGGAAAACCCATCAGAACCACGCTAAATTAGAGTGATGCGCCCCACGATACTCAATCCCTTGTTCGCGGATATCACGGTTTTGAATGGAGTCGGCCCGAAAATCGCAGCGCTGATCTCGCGCGTCGCGGGCTCTCGTGTAGTGGATTTGTTGCTGACGCCGCCCTCAGGGCTCATCGACAGGTCATTTAGGTCTACTATCGCCGACGCGCCGCTGGGGCGCATCCTAACATTGCGCGTAACCGTCGATCGGCATGATCCGCCGCCAAAGGGCCGTCGTCTCCCATATAAAGTGATCTGTTCCGATCATACCGGCTTTATCACGCTGGTGTTTTTTCACGCCCGGCAGGACTACCTGAAAAAAGTCTTGCCAGAAGGTGAAACCCGGCTGGTGTCCGGCAAAATCGAAGACTTCAACGGCGCGCGCCAGATGGCCCATCCGGACTATATCGCCGATCCTGAAAAGCCCGATGACATGCCCGATTTCGAACCTGTTTACCCCTTGACGTCTGGTCTTACTTCTGCAGTCATGCGCAAAGCCACTGCCCAGTCGGTTACACGGGCTCCCGATCTGGAGGAATGGCAAGAACCCAACTGGCTGAAGGCACGCAACTGGAGCTCATGGAAAGCTGCTACCGAAACCCTGCATGCGCCAAAAAGCGATGCAGATCTCTCACTTTTAGCGCCAGCGCGCCAAAGACTTGCCTATGATGAACTTCTCGCCAACCAACTGGCGTTGATGCTGATCAGGCAAGCGCGAGTGAAATCCAAGGGGCGGGCGATAAAAGGCGATGGAATTCTGCGCGCACGGGCAAGGAAAGCATTGCCCTTTTCACTGACCGGCGCACAGCAAAGTGCGTTGCAGGAAATTTTCGCCGACATGGAATCCGGCGAACGCATGGTCCGGTTATTACAAGGCGATGTCGGTTCGGGTAAGACTATTGTCGCCTTTCTAGCCATGCTGGCCGCTGTTGAAACGGGCGCACAGGCCACCTTAATGGCGCCGACGGGGATACTTGCTCAACAGCATCTGGAATCCTTAAGCCCCCTCGCCTCTACGGCCGGAGTGAGGCTCGATGTTCTGTCCGGCAGGGACAAAGGCGCTGTGCGATCGGAAAAACTACAACGCCTGAAAAACGGCGAAACGAACATTCTCATCGGGACGCATGCGTTATTTCAGGAAAGCATTGAATTCCAGGACCTCGCATTGGTCGTCATAGACGAACAGCACCGTTTTGGCGTTCGCCAGCGTATGGCGCTAACGCAGAAAGGGCCCAAGCCAGATCTTCTGGTTATGACAGCAACCCCTATTCCACGTACATTGTCTTTGACTGCATACGGCGACATGGATCACAGCCGGATCACAGAAAAGCCGCCAGGCAGAAAGCCTGTCGATACGCGCACGGTGCCGGCGAGCCGAATACACGACGTAATCGCCGGGCTTAAACGCGCGACTGCGCAAAATGAACAAGCCTATTGGGTCTGTCCGCTGGTTGAAGAGTCCGATGTCCTTGACCTGACAGCCGCTGAAGAACGGTTTGAAACACTGAAATCCGCTATCGGCAGTGATAAAGTCGGGCTGGTGCATGGACGCATGACAGGCCCAGAAAAAGACGCCGTCATGGAACGTTTTCACAGCGGCGAGCTTTCAATTTTGATAGCAACGACAGTCATTGAAGTCGGCGTTAACGCCCCGAATGCGACCATCATCATTATCGAGCATGCGGAACGTTTTGGCCTCGCCCAATTGCACCAGCTTAGGGGCCGCGTGGGCCGCAGTGACAAAAAATCAAGCTGCATACTGCTCTATAAGCCACCGTTGGGCGAAACAGCAAAAGCACGCCTTAATGTTCTACGCGATACGGAAGACGGCTTTTTAATTGCAGAAGAAGATTTACGCTTACGCGGCGCAGGTGATGTGTTGGGAGCGGCCCAGTCCGGTTTCCCAAAATTCCGGCTTGCAGATATCGCTGTTCATGGCGAGTTACTGGCCGCCGCGCGGGACGACGCCAAGCTGATACTATCAAGGGACGGGCAATTGTCTTCTGCGCGCGGCAAGGCGCTTCGTGCGCTGCTATACCTCTTTAGCCGCGACGACGCAGTGAAAATGCTGAGTGCAGGTTAACTCGACCACAGTTTGAAAAGGTTGCGCCGCGGGGCCGGTTTTTCACGATTGAGATCGCCTGCAATCTCTTCAAGCTTTTTTACGGCGTCAGCACCATCTGCAAATTCCGGCACCACGAGCCCAAGCGAGAAAACGACTTTCGCCGCCTCTTCAACACTCATTTTCAGAACGCGCAGATCTTTCCGCGGCACAAACAACAAAAACCCGGATGTGGGGTTCGGCACTGTCGGGATAAAAATAGACGTCAGCCCTTCGCCCATGTCATCAAGCTTTGTACGGACCTCGCCTTTTGTTTCACCCACCACAAAAGACATGACCCATGCACCTTTGCGGGGGTATTCCACAAGCGCCACTTCCTTGAACGACCGGTCCGACTGTTGCAGCGCAGTCTGAAAAACATTTTTGAAAAAGCCAAAAACGTTTCGGACAACGGGTACGGACTCAAACAGCCTCTCGCCAGCACGAATGAAAGACCGGCCGACGAAATTTTTTGCAAAAGCGCCAAGCAGGACCACCACAATGAACGCAACCAGCACGCCGACACCAGGCAGCACCTGAAGAATGGATTCGAGTGTGCTGTCGCCAACCGGAAGGGTTCGTTTAACGAAGGCGTCGAGGCGAGCCATGGGGCCCGTAAACAAAAGATAGAACAGCCAAATCGTGATGCCGATTGGCGCAACAACCACAATACCGGCCAGAAAGCTTGACCAGAGCGAACCCAAAAAGCTCTGCTTTTTGGGCTGTATCAAAGGACCGTCACCGGTGATGCCTGCTCTTTTTGCGGCATTTCCCTGATTACTGTCTGTGTTCTTGTCGTTCATTCGATACCTGTTTCGCCGCCATCTGTCCTATGCGGTACGCCAACATATGTACGTCGCCCCCGTCAGACTGCAAGTCAACAAGCGGTAAGCGGCGGTGATGGGGCGGCGGCGTGTTTCGGCGGGGGCCATTTCAGGGTGAAACCGCAGCGCGCCGATCACCGGTTGATCTTCCCTTCAGCCTTTAGGATAAGGACGAAGGGTATCGAAAGTCTTGCCAGATCTCCCCAATTCTTAACACCCGTTCATAAATGGAAGTTCTATGAAACCGGTTCGAAAAGTCGTTATTCCTGTCGCCGGCCACGGCACTCGCGTTTTGCCTGCCACCAAATCAACCCCGAAAGAGCTGTTGCCGCTCGTGGACCGGCCCTTAATCGACTATGTGGTCAATGAGGCCTTCGAGGCAGGTATTGAGCATGTAGTATTGGTAACCGGACGCGGCAAAGGCGCAATTGAAGACTATTTCGATCACGCATTTGAACTGGAAGCCGGCCTTGAAGCGAAAAACAAAACCGAGATTTTGGATAGCGTCCGGTCAGTAATCCCAAAAGCCGGCGCTCTTTCTTACACACGCCAGCAAGCGCCCCTTGGTCTGGGCCATGCAATCTGGTGCGCGCGCGATATTATTGGAGATGAGCCATTCGCTGTTTCGCTACCTGATGTAGTGATTGATGGGCAGGCCGGCTGTCTAAAACAGATGGTTAGCGAATATGAAAAAACCGGCGGCAACATCATTGCCGTTGAAGAAGTCGCGCGCGAAGAGACAAACAAGTACGGGATCGTCGCTCCCAAAGGAGACGTCTCAGGAAATTTATTCCAGATGTCCGGCATGGTCGAAAAACCGGCGCCGGACAAAGCGCCGTCAAACCTCGCGATCACAGGAAGGTACATTCTGCAGCCGGAAATTTTCAATCTGCTTGAAAAAACACCTCGCGGCGCCGGCGGCGAAATTCAGCTCACGGACGCTATGGACGCGCTGATGAAGCAGCAATCATTTTACGCTTATATATATGATGGACAGAGCCATGATTGCGGGGACAAGCTGGGCTGGTTGAAAGCAAACATCGCGCTCGGACTGAAGCGACAGGAATTTTCAAGCGCTCTGAAAACATTTCTATCAGAACAGATTGCCAGTAATTGAACCTAAATCAGCTCAACATCCGTAACGCCTTCAAGGCTTTTTAACGCACCGCGCATTGCAGGCGTACAGGCTGCTTGCTCCGGCAATGTGATATCAACCTCCCTGCCGGTTTCCGGCAGGCGCAGCACAACAACAACCGAGCCGCTTTCGCGCTGACTTGCCGGCTTAACAGCAGCCAGACGCCGCTTCAGACCATCAAATGCATCTGCCGTAGAGATTGATATGCGAAGCTTAGAAACTGCAGCAGCAGCGGCGGCGTCAAGTCCGCGGATCGTTTCACAGGTAAAACGCGCATCACCATCACGATCTTCCACTGTGACGCTCACGAGCAACATTGCGCCAGTTTCCAGAAGGTCGCGTGAACGATTTAAGGTCTCGGCGAAAACAGTAATTTCATAATCACCGCTTTGATCTGAAAGCTCAACCCATGCAAACGGATTTCCGTTTTTCGACCGCCGCATGCGTACCGTTCGGACCACGCCCGCCATCTGAATTAAGGCGGCGCCCGACTTCGCTAACGAAACGGCTTCAGTAAATGACGTAACGTTGAGACGCTTTAATTCTTTTTCGTAATCATCCAGCGGATGCCCGCTAAAGTAAAAACCCACGGCCGCCCGTTCCTCATCCAGAAGCGCCTGCGGCGTCCAGTCTTCTACGATTGGCAATTTTGGCTTTGCGAGCGCAGGCGCGCTATCAAGGGCAAAAAGCCCGGCCTGATCGCTGTTCCGCTCCTCGAGGATAGCGGCTGATGTGCGGATTAATAATTCTGCAGCGGCAAAGGCCTGGGCCCTTGAGGCGCAAAGCCCGTCAAAAGCGCCAGCGCGAGCGAGGTTTTCCAAAGAGCGCTTGCCGATGAGTTTGAGGTCCAGGCGTTCGGCAAAATCGATTAAGTCTTTAAACGGCCCGTTTTGCGCCCGCTCCAGAGCGATATGGCTCATCGCCCCTTCACCAACATTCTTGATCGCTGAAAGGGCGTATGTGATAGCGCCGTCTTCCACAGAAAAATCCGCCTGCGAATGATTGACGTGCGGGGGAAGAACCTCAACGCCCGTGCGGCGCGCTTCCTTTAAAAAGATCGCAAGCTTGTCTGTATTAGCGCGGTCGAGCGACATTGAAGCGGCCAGAAATTCCGCCGG
Coding sequences within:
- a CDS encoding vWA domain-containing protein; the protein is MFTKFFHELKSAGLPVSLREYLTLVEAMNADLANRKVEDFYYLSRSALVKDERNLDKFDRVFAHVFKGLESISEDLAAEIPEDWLKLMTERYFTEEEMKEIEALGGWDKLMETLKERLKEQSKRHQGGNKWIGTGGTSPFGSGGYNPEGVRIGNEGKRQGRAVKVWEKREYKNLDDSIELGTRNIKMALRKLRKFAREGAPDEFDLDNTIDATARAGYLDIKMRPERRNTIKVLIFFDVGGSMDPFIKISEELFSAARAEFKHMEYFYFHNCLYDYVWKDNRRRWSEKTPTWDVLHKYPHDYKVIFVGDASMSPYEITVPGGSVEYFNEEAGAIWMQRLTGIYERAVWLNPVQQDNWDYVPSTQLMRELLSNRMYPLTLGGIEKAMAELKR
- a CDS encoding Hpt domain-containing protein — encoded protein: MTAASAIDFNHLNKYVMGDDTLRDEVLSIFVEQLGMLLEKFDPAIDDYSWKNTAHTLKGAARGVGAWDVGDLCQEAETLTGDVGNKEKARKMLLEALKRKSKDVIEAAQNVVGGREEGLINV
- a CDS encoding helicase HerA-like domain-containing protein, whose translation is MTDLSVFLGKSETPQSLALKYANRHGLISGATGTGKTVTLQIIAEGLSQAGVPVFVADVKGDLAGLSHPVKMKDFLLKRAETIEFKDYEPGSFPVCFWDLFGQKGHPIRATVSEMGPLLLSRLLDLNETQEGVLTLAFRLADDEGLLLLDLKDLRSLLVEIANRAKELSAEYGHVSRASVGAIQRRLLALEEQGAENFFGEPALELNDFLTTDENGAGVINILAADKLMQTPKLYATFLLWLLSELFEELPEIGDPDKPKLVFFFDEAHLLFDDAPKALVEKVEQVVRLIRSKGVGVFFVTQNPLDVPDSVSSQLGNRVQHALRAFTPREQRVVKAAAETFRPNPAFKTLDVITELGIGEALVSTLQSKGVPGMVERTLIRPPSSRMGSITKAERTQIMRYSDMADRYDESIDRESAYEVLQERSEKRMKAEEKARKKEKSARSSKRKTTRRSNRQTVSEAAFKTAARTLARELVRGVLGSLKRR
- a CDS encoding CPBP family intramembrane glutamic endopeptidase is translated as MPSNPHDGNKYSETQTFLFVLGGTILLGLVAFALSILLGVPIGPQFELNPNDFFIGVIATLPLVVFLWWFSNTTLEHLAVFRRSQIKFFAEIGFTFTPLRIALMALGAGITEELLFRGVVQSWISGFAPVLVAIIASNILFGALHMRTALYALIAGLVGVYLGVLFAFTDNLLAPMVTHALYDAAALEYTRRAVKN
- a CDS encoding PQQ-dependent sugar dehydrogenase is translated as MRILFGSAGASFLALALTACGGSSDGTPPPAPQNPPANNAPSFTSGGTASIQENTIGAFYTATANDADGDSLTFSISGGADAALFTLTGATLSFVSPPDFEAPQDGNTDNVYALTLRVSDGTATSTLNLNVTVTDQAENFAVRRVTASASAPLSLVGRAGGDVLVGERSGVIRILNPATGTFNATPFLDISATIGTAGEGGLLGFTLAPDYAASGTFYVHVTNTLGDTEVRSYQRSAGDPDVADAGSGDVILTAPQPDTNHNGGWIDFGSDGFLYLSIGDGGGAGDPFANGQDQDTLLGAILRIDPASDDFPGDTARDYAIPAGNPFAGGGGAPEIWAYGLRNPFRASFDRDTGDLYIGDVGQAVIEEIDLIAAGDGGRNFGWNVREGTQMFTGPDSGAFTSPIAEYGHGSGPRQGNSITGGFVYRGPVTSLQGQYIFADFISDNIWSFPIDATGQGSTLSSDSFILRNDAFTPDAGTLEGIVGFGDDASGNLYILTISGSIFVIEPTP
- a CDS encoding NUDIX hydrolase, which gives rise to MSSDYIQAATILLLRDEPAFEVLMVERHANIEFAGGAMVFPGGRMEASDADKAWLAHCDGLEQTPEHEISHRVAAIREAFEETGMLLARKDGEFLGREAMNFEDLRGSVEEKDALFLELICKEKLKLALDALHLFARWRPPKEATHKRFDTWFFAAKAPPKQQARPDGGEATDVIWTQPKDVLADKDAGRRKMIFPTTRNVELLGVSNNTEEAIAFANERPIRPVTPAPETRDGVAYLTIPEDLGYPVTAELLETAFRI
- the recG gene encoding ATP-dependent DNA helicase RecG → MRPTILNPLFADITVLNGVGPKIAALISRVAGSRVVDLLLTPPSGLIDRSFRSTIADAPLGRILTLRVTVDRHDPPPKGRRLPYKVICSDHTGFITLVFFHARQDYLKKVLPEGETRLVSGKIEDFNGARQMAHPDYIADPEKPDDMPDFEPVYPLTSGLTSAVMRKATAQSVTRAPDLEEWQEPNWLKARNWSSWKAATETLHAPKSDADLSLLAPARQRLAYDELLANQLALMLIRQARVKSKGRAIKGDGILRARARKALPFSLTGAQQSALQEIFADMESGERMVRLLQGDVGSGKTIVAFLAMLAAVETGAQATLMAPTGILAQQHLESLSPLASTAGVRLDVLSGRDKGAVRSEKLQRLKNGETNILIGTHALFQESIEFQDLALVVIDEQHRFGVRQRMALTQKGPKPDLLVMTATPIPRTLSLTAYGDMDHSRITEKPPGRKPVDTRTVPASRIHDVIAGLKRATAQNEQAYWVCPLVEESDVLDLTAAEERFETLKSAIGSDKVGLVHGRMTGPEKDAVMERFHSGELSILIATTVIEVGVNAPNATIIIIEHAERFGLAQLHQLRGRVGRSDKKSSCILLYKPPLGETAKARLNVLRDTEDGFLIAEEDLRLRGAGDVLGAAQSGFPKFRLADIAVHGELLAAARDDAKLILSRDGQLSSARGKALRALLYLFSRDDAVKMLSAG